A window of Adhaeribacter arboris genomic DNA:
TTATTTTTAACTGTTCGGATATTACAACTAAGAAAGAAGAAGAGGCCAAACTAATCCGGCAAGTTCAAAAATTTAATTTTATTGTTGAGCATAACCCAGATGGCTTCATTAATGTAAATGCGGACTGGCAGATTACGGGCTGCAATAAAAAAATGGAGGAAATTATTGGCCTGAAGCGGGAACAAAGTTTAGGTCGCGATTTCATTCAACTATTTGTGGCTGGAACTACTGGAGCCGATAAATGTACCGATTTAGAAAAAGCTTTAGCCGAACAAGAACCCACCAGCTTTGATGTATATTGTCCGGGTCGGAAAGCCTGGTTCGAGGTTAGTGTTTACCCCGATGGGAGAGGTCTGGCTTTAACTTTCCGGGACATTACCGAACAAAAATTAAATATTGAGAAAATAAAGCAGTCGGAACAACAATTACGGGCCATCCTACAAAGCACGGTTTCCGCCTTCTTTTTTCTTGGCTTAGATATGCGCGTTATCAGTTTTAATGAACGCGCCCGGCAAAGCATAAAACGCATGTATAATAAAGAACTACAGGCAGGAGATGATATTCGACAGTATAGCTTTGAAAAGGAAACCCGGGCAATAACAGAACCTTTTCAGAAAGCCTTACTGGGAGAACCCGTAGAAATAGAGCGTAAAACGCAGGTAAAAGGCAAAACAGAATGGTACTGGATGACTTACTTTCCCGTTTTTGATGAAGATAACCAAATTATGGGCGTAGTGCTAAACGCCGTAAATATTGATAATCTTAAACTTTTTGAAACGGAAACTTTGCGGATGAACGAACGATTTCGGCTGGCCGCTAAAGCTACTAACGATGCTATTTACGACTGGGACATAGAAAAAAATAAATTTCAGAGGTACGAAGCTTTTTACGAGATGTTTGGCTATCCGCCCCAAGAGGTAGCAAGCTCGCTAAGTTGGTGGGCGCAACGGATTCATCCGGAAGATAGAGGAACGGTGGTAAGCAGTTTAAATCAGGCTATCTTAGATAATCAAATGCATTGGCAAGCGGAATACCGTTTTAAATGCCACAACAATAGCTATAAATTTGTGTACGACCGGGGCTACATTGTTTATACGGAAACGGGTGCGCCTAACCGCATGATTGGAGCTTTGCAAGACATTCAGCAAGTAAAGGAACACGAGCTTAAAATAACCCAGCAAAACGAACAACTCCGCGAAATTGCTTATTCCCAATCGCACGAAGTCAGGCGGCCGGTGGCCAATATTCTGGGCTTATTAAAATGCTTAAAAAAAGAGGATTTTGGTACGAAAAACCAGCAGGTTTTACAATACTTAGAGCAAACTACCGTAGAATTAGATCAACTTATCCGCAAAATAGTAGATAAAACGTACCATACGTAATCCGTAAATTTCTTAACGATTCAGCATTACCCGGAACATGGTGCCTTTGCCTAATTCCGACCATTTTACGTATAACCGGCCCTGGTGGTAATTCTCGATAATCCGCTTGGCCAAAGCCAGCCCTAAACCCCAACCTCGTTTTTTAGTGGTATATCCCGGCAAAAACACATCGTTCAGTTTACTTTTAGGAATGCCCTTACCCGTATCTTTAATATCAATGGCTACATTATTTTTGTTTTTACCGGCAAAAGAAAGCCGTACATCAATACTGCCTTTGCCATCCATGGCATCAATGGCGTTTTTACAAATATTTTCAATTACCCACTCAAACAGCGGAATATTTACTTTCGCCGGCGTATCCGACGGGAATTCAGCTTTAACGCTAAAAGCTACTTTCTTCGATACCCGGTTTTGCAAATAACTAATGGCATTCTCGGTCACGCGTAAGATATTTTCATCTTTTAATGTGGGTACCGAGCCAATATTACTAAAGCGTTCAGTAATAATTTCGAGCCGCCGTACGTCTTTACCTAATTCTTCGACAATAGGTTCATTCTGGAAATTTGGGCTAGCTTTTAAGTACTCGTACCAGGCCATCAACGACGAAAGCGGCGTACCCAGTTGGTGCGCGGTTTCTTTCGCCAGACCTACCCAAACCCGGTTTTGCTCTGCCTTACGGGAATAACTAAAAGCAAAGTAAGCCATCAGCGAAAAGCAGGCAATTACCGTTAACTGCACGTAAGGATAGTAGCGCAATTGAGAAAGCAAAGCTGAATCTTTATAAAAAATATAGTTTTTATTCGGACCGTAATCCACCAGAATGGGGTTATGCTGCTCCTTCATAATAGCTAACTCGCGTTTTAATAGTTCCAGTTTTTTACTTTCAGCAATATTTTTCGGGAAAGGAATATTCTTCGAATCCTGCACATTTTCCTGCCCATCCGTTAATATAACCGGAATAGTTTTATTGGCATCAATAATTTCTTCCTGAATGAAAACCTTATTGTCGTCACTTTCGCTATCAATCATAAACCGCAATCCTCTGGCGTAGAGTGCTATCCGTTGCCTTTCGATTTCGGAGAGTTTACTTACCAGAATGTTGCTGTAAATAACGGTTGCCGCGCCAATCAACAAGGCGATAACGATAATAACTAACTTTAATCTGGTTTTTTGGAATATATTGGTATCATTCTTTGTTAAGATAGCAGCACTCCTACTGTATGGTATAAGCAGTTATTATAAATAAAAGTATAATCAGTGCTGTTAATAAACGAAAGTTACCTGTAAAACAGATGCCCCAAGGCTAAAATAATTAATGATTTATTAAGCTAAACAAGTAGGTTTATTTAAAATGATTATAAATAAACTTGGTTTTTGAATACATAGTTTTAATTTTAGAAATCGCAATGTAATATTGCGGGCTAGTTCGTTCCTTTATCATGCTTCAAAATTTTAAAGCAGTAACGTTATCGTATAAAAAGGCACCTTTGGATATCCGCGAGCTCATAGCTTTAGACGAGATCTCCTGTAAGCAGTTTTTGCAGAACCTTAAAGATTTTATTCAGGCATCGGACCTGCTGGTTCTTTCTACCTGCAACCGCACTGAGGTTTACTACACTTCTGACTCAGATGCCAGTGCCGAAATTGTAAAGCTTTTGGGTATTACCAAAGGCATTGCCCATATAACGCAATACCTCGATTATTTTACTATTATCAATAGCCATGCGGACGCCGTGCAGCATTTGTTTGAGGTGGCTATGGGACTGGATGCTCAGGTAGTCGGCGATATTCAAATTTCAAATCAGGTAAAGCAAGCTTACCAGTGGTCGGCGGATAATGGTACGGCGGGTCCGTTCTTGCATCGTTTGCTGCACACTATATTTTTTACCAACAAGCGGGTAGTACAAGAAACCTCTTTCCGCGATGGCGCGGCTTCTACTTCGTACGCGGCCATTGAGTTAGTAGAAGAATTAACGGCGGATATTCCCGAACCAAAAATTTTAGTGGTAGGTATTGGCGAAATAGGGGCTGATGTTTGCCGTAACTTAAAAGAATCGGCGGCTTTTCAACACGTTACTATTTCGAATCGTACGGAAACGAAAGCGCAACTATTAGCCGACGAATGCCAGTTACAAGTACTTCCCTTTGAAGATATTGTATCAGGCTTGAAAGAGGCGGATGTAATTATTTCTTCTATTGCCACCCATTCGCCGTTTTTTACTTCCGAGATGATAAAAAGGCTGAACGTGTTATCGTATAAATTCTTTATTGATTTAGCGGTGCCGCGCAGCATTGAAGCCGACGTAGAAAATATTCCGGGAGTATTGGTTTATAATATCGATACTATCCAAAACAAGGCTACCAAAGCTTTAGAGCAACGCTTGGCTGCGATACCTAAAGTACAGGAAATTATTGCCGAATCTATTGAGCAGTTCAACGACTGGTCGAAAGAAATGATGGTGTCTCCTACGATTCACAAATTAAAGAATGCGCTGGAAACCATCCGTCAGGAAGAAATGGCCCGTCACCTGAAAAAATTAAGTCCGGAAGAAAGCAAGCGCGTCGATGAAATTACCAAATCGATGATGCAAAAAATCAT
This region includes:
- a CDS encoding PAS domain-containing protein, with product MTNQKYESVLTQLSTIIVTDAKGFILEVNENFCRISQYTSSELIGQPLRNFQLEPPPEQFFTNLSFTTAPIWRGEIKNRAKNGSYFWLDSSIAPFTDENSQTSGFIFNCSDITTKKEEEAKLIRQVQKFNFIVEHNPDGFINVNADWQITGCNKKMEEIIGLKREQSLGRDFIQLFVAGTTGADKCTDLEKALAEQEPTSFDVYCPGRKAWFEVSVYPDGRGLALTFRDITEQKLNIEKIKQSEQQLRAILQSTVSAFFFLGLDMRVISFNERARQSIKRMYNKELQAGDDIRQYSFEKETRAITEPFQKALLGEPVEIERKTQVKGKTEWYWMTYFPVFDEDNQIMGVVLNAVNIDNLKLFETETLRMNERFRLAAKATNDAIYDWDIEKNKFQRYEAFYEMFGYPPQEVASSLSWWAQRIHPEDRGTVVSSLNQAILDNQMHWQAEYRFKCHNNSYKFVYDRGYIVYTETGAPNRMIGALQDIQQVKEHELKITQQNEQLREIAYSQSHEVRRPVANILGLLKCLKKEDFGTKNQQVLQYLEQTTVELDQLIRKIVDKTYHT
- the hemA gene encoding glutamyl-tRNA reductase; translation: MLQNFKAVTLSYKKAPLDIRELIALDEISCKQFLQNLKDFIQASDLLVLSTCNRTEVYYTSDSDASAEIVKLLGITKGIAHITQYLDYFTIINSHADAVQHLFEVAMGLDAQVVGDIQISNQVKQAYQWSADNGTAGPFLHRLLHTIFFTNKRVVQETSFRDGAASTSYAAIELVEELTADIPEPKILVVGIGEIGADVCRNLKESAAFQHVTISNRTETKAQLLADECQLQVLPFEDIVSGLKEADVIISSIATHSPFFTSEMIKRLNVLSYKFFIDLAVPRSIEADVENIPGVLVYNIDTIQNKATKALEQRLAAIPKVQEIIAESIEQFNDWSKEMMVSPTIHKLKNALETIRQEEMARHLKKLSPEESKRVDEITKSMMQKIIKLPVLQLKAACKRGEAETLIDVLNDLFDLEKQPDEQAS
- a CDS encoding sensor histidine kinase, translated to MLIGAATVIYSNILVSKLSEIERQRIALYARGLRFMIDSESDDNKVFIQEEIIDANKTIPVILTDGQENVQDSKNIPFPKNIAESKKLELLKRELAIMKEQHNPILVDYGPNKNYIFYKDSALLSQLRYYPYVQLTVIACFSLMAYFAFSYSRKAEQNRVWVGLAKETAHQLGTPLSSLMAWYEYLKASPNFQNEPIVEELGKDVRRLEIITERFSNIGSVPTLKDENILRVTENAISYLQNRVSKKVAFSVKAEFPSDTPAKVNIPLFEWVIENICKNAIDAMDGKGSIDVRLSFAGKNKNNVAIDIKDTGKGIPKSKLNDVFLPGYTTKKRGWGLGLALAKRIIENYHQGRLYVKWSELGKGTMFRVMLNR